One Cyanobacteria bacterium GSL.Bin1 genomic region harbors:
- a CDS encoding adenosine kinase: MAKYNVYGMGNALLDIEFKVTPDLLQNLGIDKGVMTLIEADRQQALINELQNYMGKKSGGGSAANTMFAISQFGGKCFYSCKVANDEMGQSYLQDLVDCGIETNLQHHDHEPGITGQCLVFVTPDADRTMNTHLGISAQFSEKELVPSAIKDSEYLYIEGYLVADPNGKSAAIKARETAQSAGNQVALSLSDLNMAKFFKEGFLEIIGDGIDLIFSNETEALTMGQTEDLAEAADYLKTLSKGFVITRGAKGSLVYDGENLLEIAPNAVKAVDTVGAGDMFAGAFLYGLTHGMNHADAGKLASAASARLVTSYGPRLEPQEAKAVLAQV; encoded by the coding sequence ATGGCTAAATATAACGTCTATGGTATGGGAAACGCATTATTAGACATTGAATTTAAAGTCACGCCCGATCTCCTGCAAAATCTGGGGATTGATAAAGGGGTGATGACCCTCATTGAAGCTGATCGTCAACAAGCGTTGATCAATGAACTCCAAAACTACATGGGCAAAAAAAGTGGGGGTGGATCCGCTGCGAACACAATGTTCGCCATTAGTCAGTTTGGTGGAAAGTGTTTCTATTCCTGTAAAGTGGCTAATGATGAAATGGGACAGTCCTATTTACAAGATTTAGTTGATTGTGGTATTGAAACCAATTTACAACATCATGACCACGAACCGGGAATCACGGGACAGTGTCTCGTATTTGTCACCCCTGATGCGGACCGGACGATGAATACTCACCTCGGGATTTCCGCACAATTTTCTGAAAAAGAGTTAGTGCCCAGCGCGATCAAAGATTCAGAATATCTGTATATTGAAGGATATTTAGTTGCCGATCCCAATGGCAAGAGTGCAGCGATTAAAGCCCGAGAAACTGCTCAAAGTGCAGGAAATCAAGTTGCTCTCTCCCTATCTGACCTCAATATGGCAAAATTCTTCAAAGAAGGCTTTCTCGAAATCATTGGTGATGGCATTGATTTAATTTTCTCCAATGAAACGGAAGCGCTTACAATGGGACAAACCGAAGACTTAGCTGAGGCAGCAGACTACTTGAAAACCCTCAGTAAAGGCTTTGTCATCACTCGCGGTGCCAAAGGTTCCTTAGTCTATGATGGTGAGAATTTATTAGAAATTGCGCCGAATGCAGTGAAGGCAGTTGATACCGTTGGCGCAGGGGATATGTTTGCCGGTGCTTTTCTTTACGGTCTCACTCACGGCATGAATCATGCTGATGCCGGTAAACTCGCTTCCGCTGCTTCAGCACGCTTGGTCACCAGCTATGGTCCTCGTTTAGAACCGCAAGAAGCCAAGGCAGTCCTTGCTCAAGTCTAA
- a CDS encoding response regulator encodes MHILLVDDERELTNPLSRVLTQEGYQVDVANNGVVGEELAAKNNYNLLILDWLMPEKSGLELCRSLRSRGDQTPVLFLTAKDTVDDRVAGLDVGADDYIVKPFELREFLARVRALIRRSACEIPASSRLKVADLEFDPENQLAYRNGRTIELSEKEAKLLHYFMQFPQQLLTHQQIYQHLWGEDSTPSSNVLAALVRLLRRKIEVPGETTLIHTVYGKGYRFGEIAEG; translated from the coding sequence ATGCACATTTTACTAGTTGATGATGAACGAGAATTAACCAACCCTCTTTCGCGGGTTTTGACACAAGAAGGGTATCAAGTAGATGTGGCGAATAATGGGGTGGTGGGAGAAGAGTTAGCAGCCAAAAATAATTATAATTTGTTAATTCTAGACTGGTTAATGCCGGAAAAATCAGGGTTAGAGTTATGTCGATCGCTGCGATCGCGCGGGGATCAAACCCCTGTTTTATTTTTAACGGCAAAAGATACGGTGGATGATCGCGTCGCGGGTTTAGATGTGGGTGCAGATGACTATATTGTTAAACCCTTTGAATTGAGAGAATTTTTAGCGAGAGTCCGCGCGTTAATCCGGCGTTCGGCTTGTGAAATCCCTGCAAGTTCGCGTCTAAAAGTTGCAGATTTGGAATTTGACCCTGAGAACCAACTGGCGTATCGCAATGGCAGAACCATTGAACTTTCAGAAAAAGAAGCGAAACTCTTACACTATTTCATGCAATTTCCCCAACAATTGTTAACCCATCAGCAAATTTATCAGCATCTTTGGGGTGAAGATAGCACACCAAGTAGTAATGTTTTAGCGGCTTTAGTCCGGTTGTTACGGCGCAAAATTGAAGTTCCGGGTGAGACCACTTTAATTCATACGGTTTATGGAAAAGGCTACCGCTTCGGAGAAATAGCAGAAGGATAA
- a CDS encoding Uma2 family endonuclease codes for MNPITLDLHSVHFTEEQFFQLCINNPQFRFEKNAQGELIVMPPTGGETGNRNGRIIQQLFNWADQDGTGIAFDSSTGFKLPNGANRSPDASWISLHRWQQLTRDEQEKFVPLCPDFVIELPSPNDSLLRLQSKMAEYLENGTRLGWLINREDQQVEIYRQQQAVEILNGPDFLSGEPILPGFQLDLRVIW; via the coding sequence ATGAATCCCATTACCCTCGATCTCCACTCAGTTCACTTTACAGAAGAACAGTTTTTTCAACTTTGTATTAACAATCCCCAGTTTCGGTTTGAAAAAAATGCGCAAGGAGAATTAATCGTAATGCCTCCCACTGGTGGAGAAACGGGAAATCGAAACGGGCGTATTATTCAACAACTCTTTAACTGGGCGGATCAAGATGGCACTGGAATTGCCTTCGATTCTTCCACTGGTTTTAAGCTACCCAATGGCGCAAATCGTTCTCCTGACGCGTCGTGGATCTCCCTTCACCGTTGGCAACAATTAACCAGAGACGAACAAGAAAAATTTGTTCCCCTTTGCCCCGATTTTGTCATTGAACTTCCTTCCCCTAACGATAGTTTGTTGAGACTGCAAAGTAAAATGGCAGAGTATCTTGAAAATGGGACGAGGTTAGGTTGGCTGATCAATCGCGAGGATCAGCAAGTCGAAATTTATCGTCAACAACAAGCTGTCGAAATTCTGAACGGTCCTGATTTTCTATCTGGGGAACCGATTTTACCGGGTTTCCAGCTAGACTTGCGCGTTATTTGGTAA
- a CDS encoding response regulator — MAARILIVEDELKLAQFIELELQYEGYEVTTATDGFDGLSQARESTPDLLILDWMLPGISGLEICRRLRQTGSTVPVILLTAKDEISDRVEGLDAGADDYVVKPFSIEELFARVRAHLRRTQEEETDVLQFGDLKLNTSTREVYRGDRAIELTAKEFELLRYLLNHPRQVLTRDQILERVWGYDFMGDSNIIEVYIRYLRLKLEDQGEPRLIQTVRGVGYVLRE; from the coding sequence ATGGCTGCTCGAATTTTAATCGTTGAAGATGAACTCAAGCTGGCTCAATTCATTGAGTTAGAACTTCAGTATGAAGGGTATGAGGTAACAACCGCTACGGATGGCTTTGACGGATTATCCCAAGCGCGGGAGTCCACACCGGATTTACTCATTTTAGACTGGATGCTACCAGGAATTTCTGGCTTAGAAATTTGTCGCCGCTTACGTCAAACCGGGAGTACCGTTCCGGTTATTTTATTAACGGCAAAAGACGAGATCAGCGATCGCGTAGAAGGGTTAGATGCAGGGGCAGATGATTATGTGGTCAAACCTTTTAGTATTGAAGAATTATTTGCCCGCGTTCGTGCCCATCTCCGCCGGACTCAAGAAGAAGAAACGGATGTCTTACAGTTTGGAGACCTCAAACTGAATACTAGTACAAGAGAAGTCTATCGCGGCGATCGCGCTATTGAATTAACTGCCAAAGAATTTGAACTCTTGCGCTATCTTCTTAACCATCCTCGACAAGTTTTAACCCGTGACCAAATCTTAGAACGAGTTTGGGGCTACGATTTCATGGGCGATTCTAATATCATTGAAGTGTATATTCGCTACTTAAGATTGAAACTCGAAGACCAAGGGGAACCCCGTTTAATTCAAACCGTGCGCGGTGTCGGTTATGTTTTGCGAGAATAA
- a CDS encoding heavy metal translocating P-type ATPase has protein sequence MQVSSQASPQLRHETPETITLDVNGMKCAGCVSAVERQIEQRAGVIAAQVNLVTATAVVQYEPDQVDPDEIAAQLTAKGFPSQLHDTNEDEAAGNYEAKRQQADRENFQKLAIAAILILLSGLGHLKHFTGLEIPLLSNIWFHWGLATLALLLPGREIIIDGAKGLWQRVPNMNSLIALGTLSAYIASCVALLFPQLGWECFFDEPVMLLGFILLGRTLEQRARGEAGAALSALVSLKPQTARLVKETTQQEPKSMEVPVRTVQVGQWLRVLPGEKIPVDGEIVTGETTIDESMLTGESVPVAKGENDVVKAGTLNLTGVITLKATQVGQDTTLAKIIASVENAQMRKAPVQKLADRVAGYFAYGVMSVAALTFLFWYGVGTNIWTEVTVETSPLLLSLKLMIAVLVIACPCALGLATPTAILVGTGIGAKQGLLLKGGDVLEKVHRLDTLVFDKTGTLTQGQPQVTDYLVVATPDIERETLLQFAASAEAGTHHPLASAIVSAATEKGIALLSATEEETQAGSGVTATIESQAVAVGNASWLQSKAITIPDSIAPRIHQLEREGKTVVYVAINGALAGLIALKDCLRPDAVETVSKLQKMGFQVMLLTGDNERVGSAIAQQLDLPTDQVLAQVHPEEKAQVIATLQEKGHQVGMVGDGINDAPALAQADVGIAIAQGTEVALETASIVLMRDRVSDVITAVRLSLATLKKIRQNLFWALGYNVITIPLAAGILLPKYDILLSPAIAAGFMALSSVIVVTNSVLLKQQKIEDGATGEICH, from the coding sequence ATGCAAGTTTCTTCTCAAGCGAGTCCTCAGCTTCGCCACGAAACGCCTGAAACCATTACCCTTGATGTGAATGGGATGAAATGTGCTGGCTGTGTCAGTGCAGTAGAACGCCAAATTGAACAGCGAGCCGGGGTGATTGCAGCGCAAGTCAACCTTGTCACCGCCACGGCAGTTGTCCAATATGAGCCAGATCAAGTTGATCCCGATGAAATTGCCGCGCAATTAACGGCAAAAGGCTTTCCCTCCCAGCTTCATGATACGAACGAAGATGAGGCTGCTGGTAATTATGAAGCCAAACGCCAACAAGCGGATCGAGAAAATTTCCAAAAACTCGCGATCGCAGCAATCCTAATCCTCTTATCGGGGCTCGGACATCTCAAGCATTTCACTGGCTTAGAGATTCCCCTTTTAAGCAATATCTGGTTCCATTGGGGATTAGCAACCCTCGCCCTACTCTTACCCGGACGAGAAATCATTATTGATGGCGCGAAGGGTTTATGGCAGCGCGTTCCCAATATGAATAGTTTAATTGCTTTAGGAACCCTCAGCGCCTACATTGCTAGTTGTGTTGCCCTCCTATTCCCACAACTGGGATGGGAATGTTTCTTTGATGAACCGGTGATGTTACTCGGGTTTATTCTCCTGGGGCGAACTTTAGAACAACGGGCGCGTGGGGAAGCAGGGGCGGCTCTCTCCGCACTGGTTTCCCTAAAACCCCAAACAGCTCGCTTGGTGAAGGAAACGACCCAGCAAGAGCCAAAAAGCATGGAAGTGCCGGTGCGAACGGTGCAAGTGGGACAATGGTTGCGAGTGCTTCCGGGGGAAAAAATTCCCGTTGATGGGGAAATTGTTACGGGAGAAACGACCATTGATGAGTCGATGTTGACGGGAGAATCGGTTCCTGTGGCTAAAGGAGAAAATGATGTTGTTAAAGCCGGAACCCTCAACTTAACGGGTGTCATTACCCTCAAAGCAACGCAAGTGGGTCAAGATACCACTTTAGCCAAGATCATCGCTTCGGTCGAAAATGCCCAGATGCGGAAAGCGCCGGTGCAAAAATTAGCGGATCGAGTAGCGGGCTATTTTGCTTATGGCGTCATGAGTGTTGCTGCCTTAACCTTCCTCTTCTGGTACGGGGTAGGAACGAATATTTGGACAGAAGTAACCGTGGAAACCAGTCCGTTACTACTCAGTCTCAAACTGATGATTGCGGTATTAGTGATTGCGTGTCCTTGTGCGTTAGGCTTAGCAACGCCCACCGCTATCTTAGTGGGAACCGGTATCGGTGCTAAACAGGGCTTATTGTTGAAAGGAGGAGATGTTTTAGAGAAGGTTCACCGTTTAGATACGTTGGTCTTTGATAAAACAGGAACCTTAACGCAAGGACAACCGCAAGTAACGGATTATTTGGTGGTTGCCACGCCCGATATTGAGCGAGAAACCTTATTACAGTTTGCTGCATCCGCAGAAGCGGGAACCCATCATCCTTTAGCCAGTGCAATTGTGAGTGCAGCAACCGAAAAAGGGATTGCCTTATTATCCGCAACTGAGGAAGAAACCCAAGCCGGATCAGGTGTGACAGCAACAATTGAAAGCCAAGCGGTTGCGGTTGGTAACGCCAGTTGGTTACAAAGTAAAGCAATTACCATCCCAGATTCCATTGCGCCTCGAATTCACCAGTTAGAAAGGGAAGGGAAAACCGTGGTTTATGTCGCGATTAATGGCGCTTTAGCGGGACTAATTGCTCTTAAGGATTGTTTACGTCCCGATGCCGTGGAAACCGTTTCTAAGCTGCAAAAAATGGGCTTTCAGGTCATGCTGCTCACTGGGGATAATGAGCGCGTTGGCAGCGCGATCGCGCAACAATTAGATCTTCCAACAGATCAGGTCCTTGCCCAAGTCCATCCGGAGGAAAAAGCCCAAGTCATTGCCACCTTGCAAGAAAAAGGACATCAAGTTGGAATGGTTGGCGATGGCATTAATGATGCCCCAGCCTTAGCCCAAGCAGATGTCGGCATTGCCATTGCCCAAGGCACAGAGGTTGCCCTAGAAACAGCTTCCATTGTTCTCATGCGCGATCGCGTTTCTGATGTTATCACTGCGGTACGGTTGAGTTTGGCCACCTTGAAAAAAATTCGTCAAAACCTCTTCTGGGCACTGGGGTATAACGTGATTACCATTCCCTTAGCGGCAGGGATTTTATTGCCCAAATATGACATTTTACTCAGTCCCGCGATCGCTGCTGGCTTTATGGCACTCAGTTCGGTTATAGTAGTCACTAATTCTGTGCTGCTTAAACAACAAAAAATTGAGGATGGGGCAACGGGCGAGATCTGTCATTAA
- a CDS encoding WecB/TagA/CpsF family glycosyltransferase, which yields MGQRARSVINSKIHGTSYAEACEAILAWAKQNVSCYVILANVHVVMTAHWRKSYQTVVNKAALVTPDGMPLVWALRLLGMRNQQRVYGPDLMLACCDRAQNEQVPIYLYGATPRMLEKLERNLKQWYPDLMIAGSHAPPFRPLTPQEAKNEIKLINEAGSAIVFVALGCPKQEEWMAQQVGKIQAVMIGVGAAFAFHSKETSQAPRWLMPFGLEWLYRLATEPRRLWRRYLVNNPTFLLLFTLQLIQYWTVFLIGFKREKS from the coding sequence ATGGGGCAACGGGCGAGATCTGTCATTAATAGCAAAATCCACGGCACTAGTTATGCTGAAGCTTGTGAAGCCATCCTGGCATGGGCCAAACAAAACGTCAGTTGTTATGTGATTCTGGCTAATGTCCATGTGGTCATGACGGCGCACTGGCGAAAAAGCTATCAAACTGTTGTCAACAAAGCTGCCCTCGTTACCCCAGATGGGATGCCTTTAGTCTGGGCCTTACGCTTACTGGGAATGAGAAACCAGCAGCGTGTCTATGGTCCAGACTTAATGTTAGCCTGCTGCGATCGCGCTCAAAACGAGCAAGTTCCCATTTATCTCTACGGTGCAACGCCTCGGATGCTTGAGAAACTAGAAAGGAATCTCAAGCAATGGTATCCTGACCTCATGATTGCCGGTTCTCATGCCCCGCCTTTTCGTCCCCTGACGCCGCAAGAAGCAAAAAATGAGATTAAACTCATTAACGAGGCTGGTAGCGCGATCGTTTTTGTTGCCTTGGGATGTCCGAAACAAGAGGAGTGGATGGCACAACAAGTCGGCAAAATTCAGGCAGTGATGATTGGGGTTGGGGCTGCTTTTGCCTTTCACAGTAAAGAAACTTCACAAGCGCCCCGTTGGTTAATGCCATTCGGTTTAGAATGGTTATATCGTCTAGCAACCGAACCGAGGCGACTGTGGCGACGATATCTCGTTAATAATCCCACATTTTTATTGTTATTTACCCTACAACTGATTCAATATTGGACAGTCTTTTTAATCGGATTCAAACGGGAAAAAAGTTAA
- a CDS encoding methyltransferase domain-containing protein: MGWFTNQEEWAQKRQLFNLWAPFYDLLLPSVFYQALHLRLLEYVELPQKPWVLDLGCGTGRLLQRLAKSFPQLYGVGLDASGEMLRQARQKSRRYAPRLIYIEGDAAHLPTATAQFDAVFNTISFLHYSQPRQVLSEVYRTLKPTGKYYLVDFVWEGEEEEVERAMGKGKVRFYRFSQREKLGKEIGFTAIDHNWLLGSVGLTIFTKPEKQN, from the coding sequence ATGGGGTGGTTTACCAATCAAGAAGAATGGGCTCAAAAAAGACAACTATTTAATCTGTGGGCACCGTTTTACGATTTACTGTTGCCATCAGTTTTTTATCAAGCCCTTCATCTTAGACTCCTAGAATATGTGGAATTACCCCAAAAACCGTGGGTTTTAGATCTAGGGTGTGGCACGGGACGCTTATTGCAACGACTCGCCAAATCTTTTCCTCAACTGTATGGTGTAGGATTAGATGCCTCTGGGGAAATGTTACGCCAAGCCAGACAAAAGTCTCGTCGTTACGCACCTCGTCTCATTTATATCGAAGGAGATGCCGCACATTTACCGACTGCCACTGCTCAATTTGATGCTGTTTTTAACACAATTAGTTTTTTGCATTATTCTCAACCCAGACAAGTCTTATCGGAAGTTTATCGCACCCTCAAACCGACTGGAAAATATTATTTGGTAGATTTTGTTTGGGAAGGCGAGGAAGAGGAAGTGGAACGGGCAATGGGCAAGGGAAAAGTTCGCTTCTATCGTTTTTCCCAGCGCGAAAAGTTGGGAAAAGAAATCGGTTTTACCGCTATTGATCATAATTGGTTACTGGGATCAGTCGGACTCACAATTTTTACAAAACCAGAGAAACAAAATTGA
- a CDS encoding photosystem II oxygen evolving complex protein PsbP, producing the protein MFRATLALIFLIANFTLFGCTSATSGLQGYTNSTAGYKFLYPNGWQEVKVDNNTAGVDVVFRDLVEQTENVSVVINEVGEERKLEDLGTPSEVGQRLKNTIAPPDSERKGELLRADELEKEGKTYYLLEYQVTFPDHRQRHNMASVAVSRGKLFTFSISTPQDRWESLSERFNTIADSFEVY; encoded by the coding sequence ATGTTCAGAGCAACCCTTGCCCTAATTTTTTTAATCGCTAATTTTACCCTTTTTGGCTGTACCAGTGCTACCAGCGGGCTGCAAGGCTACACGAATAGCACCGCCGGATACAAATTTCTGTACCCAAACGGCTGGCAAGAAGTAAAAGTTGATAATAATACTGCGGGTGTCGATGTCGTTTTTCGCGACTTAGTCGAACAAACGGAAAATGTCAGTGTCGTTATTAACGAAGTCGGGGAAGAGAGAAAACTCGAAGATTTGGGAACACCGTCAGAAGTGGGTCAACGTCTCAAAAATACAATTGCGCCACCAGATTCGGAACGGAAAGGCGAACTCCTTCGTGCTGACGAACTGGAAAAAGAAGGAAAAACTTACTATCTTTTAGAATACCAAGTGACCTTCCCTGATCATCGACAACGACACAATATGGCAAGTGTTGCCGTTAGCCGCGGTAAGTTATTTACATTCAGTATTTCTACACCGCAAGATCGTTGGGAAAGTCTTTCCGAACGCTTTAATACCATTGCCGATTCGTTTGAAGTGTATTAA
- a CDS encoding septum formation inhibitor Maf — translation MQLVLASASPARLRLLRCAGIEPVVCKSGFDESQVQVTEPSALVTELATCKAKTVAQNYQDSLILGCDSVLVVEGEIYGKPENATLAIALWQKMRGKAGSLYTGHTIIDQKQDQIVVRYGLTTVHFSWISDRAITDYVATGEPLNCAGGFALEGRGGLFVEKIEGCHSNVIGLSLPLFRQLLTELGYGISDFWEWEK, via the coding sequence ATGCAGTTGGTTCTTGCTTCCGCTTCTCCCGCTCGTTTACGTCTCCTTCGTTGTGCTGGTATTGAACCGGTCGTCTGCAAAAGTGGCTTTGATGAATCACAAGTGCAAGTCACTGAACCCAGCGCATTGGTGACAGAACTTGCCACTTGTAAAGCCAAAACAGTTGCCCAAAACTATCAAGACAGCCTCATTTTAGGTTGCGATTCGGTTTTGGTCGTAGAGGGTGAAATTTATGGGAAGCCTGAAAATGCAACTCTTGCGATCGCGCTGTGGCAAAAAATGCGAGGAAAAGCAGGATCACTTTATACCGGTCACACCATTATTGATCAAAAACAAGATCAAATTGTCGTGCGTTACGGCTTAACCACTGTCCACTTCAGTTGGATCAGTGATCGCGCCATTACAGATTATGTTGCAACTGGAGAACCCCTCAACTGTGCCGGCGGATTTGCCCTCGAAGGTCGTGGCGGGCTATTTGTGGAAAAAATAGAAGGCTGTCATAGCAACGTCATTGGCTTAAGCCTCCCTTTATTCAGACAACTGCTAACAGAATTGGGCTACGGTATCAGTGATTTTTGGGAATGGGAGAAATAA
- the cadA gene encoding cadmium-translocating P-type ATPase encodes MGQNCCGGTHEHDSNQGYTDDQTEFSWQQELIPITFSGVLFLIGLIFHEALRNTPYHIAEYVVLLPAYVMSGRSVITSAGRNILKGQLFDENFLMTIATLSAIAIHKIPEAVAVMLFFQIGELFQGYAVGKSRRSIQSVLEVRPDSANLKTEEGVTTVSPDSVEVGALILVRAGEKVPLDGEIVEGNSQLDTSALTGESIPQTVQAGDEILAGSINHAGALTVRVTKPFADSSISKILDLVENANSKKAETEKFITTFSRYYTPVVVFLSLAVAILPPLFVSGATQAEWTYRALVLLVIACPCGLVISVPLGYFGGVGNAAKNGILVKGATFLDALTQVQTVVFDKTGTLTKGNFQVTDIVTYNGLSKPELLELAATVESHSNHPVAQSIREAHGKGIDDSTLQNYQEVSGHGIIAEVNQQVVLVGNDRLLHRENIPHQAEVCHLEGTIAHTAVNGEYSGHIIIADELKADAVEAIASLRRKDIKVVMLTGDNAMVARSIAQQLGVDRYQADLLPEDKVTAVEAILEQVHRLHRQKTKVAFVGDGINDAPVIARADVGIAMGGLGSDAAIETADVVIMTDAPSKIVQAIAIAQKTRQIVWQNIGFALGIKGLFILFGAMGLATLWEAIFADVGVALIAIFNAGRILRFKASSDSIID; translated from the coding sequence ATGGGACAAAATTGCTGTGGTGGCACTCATGAACATGACTCAAACCAGGGTTACACTGATGATCAAACCGAATTTAGCTGGCAACAGGAACTCATCCCCATTACGTTCTCTGGGGTCTTATTTTTAATCGGTTTAATTTTTCACGAAGCCCTCCGTAACACCCCTTACCACATTGCTGAGTATGTTGTCTTACTGCCGGCTTATGTGATGAGTGGTAGGAGTGTGATCACCAGTGCGGGGCGTAACATCCTCAAGGGACAACTCTTTGATGAAAACTTTTTGATGACCATTGCCACCCTCAGCGCGATCGCGATTCACAAAATACCGGAAGCGGTGGCGGTCATGCTGTTTTTCCAAATAGGAGAATTATTCCAAGGGTATGCCGTAGGGAAATCCCGTCGCTCGATTCAATCCGTACTGGAAGTACGCCCTGATAGTGCGAATCTCAAAACTGAAGAAGGGGTGACAACCGTTTCTCCTGACAGTGTTGAGGTTGGGGCGTTAATCCTCGTGCGGGCTGGGGAAAAAGTGCCTTTAGATGGCGAAATTGTGGAAGGGAACTCTCAACTTGATACTTCCGCCCTTACTGGCGAATCCATTCCGCAAACGGTTCAAGCAGGGGATGAAATTTTAGCTGGATCCATTAATCACGCTGGGGCTTTAACGGTGCGCGTGACCAAACCCTTTGCTGACTCCTCGATCTCTAAAATTCTCGATTTGGTGGAGAATGCCAACAGTAAAAAAGCAGAAACTGAGAAATTTATCACCACTTTTTCTCGTTACTATACCCCGGTGGTTGTTTTCTTATCCCTTGCGGTTGCAATTCTTCCTCCTTTGTTTGTCAGTGGCGCAACCCAAGCGGAATGGACGTATCGCGCCTTAGTGTTACTGGTTATTGCTTGTCCGTGCGGTTTAGTGATTAGTGTGCCCTTAGGTTACTTTGGTGGTGTGGGAAATGCCGCAAAAAACGGCATTTTAGTGAAAGGGGCAACCTTTTTAGATGCCCTCACGCAAGTGCAAACGGTTGTTTTTGATAAAACGGGAACCCTGACGAAAGGAAACTTTCAAGTAACAGACATCGTAACCTACAATGGTTTGAGTAAGCCTGAATTACTGGAATTAGCAGCGACCGTGGAATCCCACTCTAATCATCCCGTCGCGCAGTCGATTCGAGAAGCCCATGGCAAAGGAATTGATGATTCCACTCTGCAAAACTATCAAGAAGTTTCGGGACATGGCATTATTGCGGAAGTAAACCAGCAAGTCGTTTTAGTGGGAAATGATCGCCTCCTGCATCGAGAAAATATTCCGCATCAAGCAGAGGTTTGCCATTTGGAAGGGACGATCGCGCATACAGCAGTGAATGGGGAATATAGTGGACACATTATCATTGCTGATGAGTTGAAAGCGGATGCAGTAGAAGCGATTGCCAGCTTAAGAAGGAAAGACATTAAGGTGGTAATGCTCACAGGCGATAATGCCATGGTTGCTCGAAGCATTGCCCAACAATTAGGGGTAGATCGTTATCAAGCGGACTTATTACCGGAAGACAAAGTCACTGCTGTTGAAGCAATTCTCGAACAAGTTCATCGCCTTCATCGCCAGAAGACGAAAGTTGCCTTTGTCGGGGATGGCATTAATGATGCCCCTGTAATTGCTCGTGCGGATGTCGGGATTGCCATGGGCGGTTTAGGATCGGATGCCGCCATTGAAACCGCTGATGTAGTTATTATGACCGATGCGCCTTCTAAAATTGTACAAGCCATCGCGATCGCGCAGAAAACCCGTCAAATTGTTTGGCAGAATATCGGTTTTGCTTTAGGCATTAAAGGATTGTTTATCTTGTTTGGTGCGATGGGATTAGCAACCTTATGGGAAGCCATTTTTGCCGATGTTGGTGTCGCCCTAATTGCCATTTTCAATGCCGGTCGGATTTTAAGATTTAAGGCTTCATCAGATTCAATAATTGATTGA
- a CDS encoding FHA domain-containing protein, with the protein MITLTLLHPQHSVAVQTWRFEPKSVIRIGRSRNNEVTLYSAVISRHHVEIRRKGKDWEVINMGSNGTFYEGKRISRALVKNGMVIRLARSGPQLQISLDVLKSEKTSQIPVSKEDLETAQGSFSGTRESSQFSEDEFEQAKVTDTDD; encoded by the coding sequence ATGATTACTTTGACCCTGCTGCATCCTCAACACTCTGTTGCGGTTCAAACTTGGCGTTTTGAACCCAAATCTGTCATCAGAATTGGACGATCTAGGAATAATGAGGTCACTCTCTACAGTGCCGTTATCTCTCGTCATCACGTTGAAATTCGACGGAAAGGAAAAGACTGGGAAGTGATTAATATGGGTTCTAACGGAACCTTCTATGAAGGAAAACGGATTAGTCGTGCCTTAGTTAAAAATGGGATGGTGATCCGATTGGCGAGGTCAGGACCCCAATTACAAATTTCTCTCGATGTGCTGAAATCAGAAAAGACATCGCAAATACCGGTCTCGAAAGAAGACTTGGAAACAGCACAGGGAAGTTTTTCTGGCACAAGGGAATCTTCTCAGTTTTCAGAAGATGAATTTGAGCAAGCAAAGGTAACTGATACTGACGATTAA